The proteins below are encoded in one region of Gambusia affinis linkage group LG07, SWU_Gaff_1.0, whole genome shotgun sequence:
- the LOC122833668 gene encoding uncharacterized protein LOC122833668 isoform X3 codes for MFNFGKNPESSSKQEEDKEAVFGRAFSLLKEATDLFEKKEDLIDQLRQLQKKIADMKCINDDYLYLKSQIYIYAYQVIHHEPLSNKWRSRNTNLLQSKVTTEVVGQCAVFKKRPPGSSRFNESICN; via the exons atgttcaattttggAAAGAATCCAGAATCTTCCTCCAAACAGGAAGAAGACAAAGAGGCTGTTTTTGGCAGAGCCTTTTCTCTTCTTAAAGAAGCAACCGATCTGTTCGAGAAGAAGGAGGATTTGATCGACCAGTTGAGACAATTGCAGAAGAAAATAGCAGACATGAAATGTATCAACGATGATTACCTGTATCTCAAGAGCCAGATATACATTTATG CTTATCAAGTAATTCACCATGAACCACTTAGCAACAAGTGGAGGTCTCGCAACACAAATCTCCTACAATCAAAG GTAACAACGGAGGTAGTTGGCCAgtgtgcagtttttaaaaaacgcCCTCCTGGATCGTCACGTTTCAACGAGTCCATATGCAACTAG
- the LOC122833668 gene encoding WEB family protein At4g27595, chloroplastic-like isoform X1, with the protein MFNFGKNPESSSKQEEDKEAVFGRAFSLLKEATDLFEKKEDLIDQLRQLQKKIADMKCINDDYLYLKSQIYIYGKVNEHLKREFYVLKEKLEAQATLRDKCRTKQNELDSIIESNEAFDTVVKELTLKLKNTKELKEEYRAVQDKKQTLKQENMCLEIQIYEIQRQLSVQSQLEKDCAEAEEYNNSLEMTNMIMERHLAGLEDTLWEKETNFMTSYTEKLQSKIIQLQKEFKAEQYWSDKLRHIRNHWSEIKQKNIKLQAEHEKLKRQLWKTRRFKNRNSEINSLIQEKEEENASLCLENERLRKKLQYIENTEDKLEESSDDVPGELVYPTMIEELKSAHAVFPPPVLPEEEAETSTSQGGQVTDSKLRQYLPLSETQPHSLREDPGFVVSTNVDASSAIHRVDDAVITVDHEWPSTHESEAQLSEQKEFWGNLLLYNMFFVVPETMYNHFFGGRQEHSPLTP; encoded by the coding sequence atgttcaattttggAAAGAATCCAGAATCTTCCTCCAAACAGGAAGAAGACAAAGAGGCTGTTTTTGGCAGAGCCTTTTCTCTTCTTAAAGAAGCAACCGATCTGTTCGAGAAGAAGGAGGATTTGATCGACCAGTTGAGACAATTGCAGAAGAAAATAGCAGACATGAAATGTATCAACGATGATTACCTGTATCTCAAGAGCCAGATATACATTTATGGTAAGGTCAACGAACATTTAAAACGTGAGTTTTAtgtactgaaagaaaaactggaagCTCAAGCTACACTGAGGGACAAATGCAGAACGAAACAGAACGAACTTGACAGCATAATCGAAAGCAACGAAGCTTTTGACACAGTAGTTAAGGAGTTAACTTTGAAACTAAAGAATACCAAAGAACTGAAAGAAGAGTACCGGGCAGTGCAAGACAAGAAACAAACcttgaaacaagaaaacatgtgtTTGGAAATTCAGATTTACGAGATCCAGAGACAATTATCAGTACAAAGCCAGCTGGAAAAAGACTGCGCAGAAGCTGAGGAGTATAACAACAGCTTAGAAATGACCAACATGATTATGGAGAGACACCTTGCAGGGTTAGAAGACACACTTTGGGAAAAAGAAACTAACTTCATGACTAGCTACACCGAAAAACTTCAGTCCAAAATCATCCAGCTCCAAAAAGAGTTCAAGGCTGAACAGTACTGGTCTGACAAACTGAGGCATATCAGAAATCATTGGAGCGAGATTAAACAGAAGAACATCAAACTTCAGGCGGAACATGAAAAGCTCAAACGTCAGCTTTGGAAAACTAGGAGGTTCAAGAACAGGAACAGTGAAATTAATTCACTCAttcaggaaaaagaagaagaaaatgccTCTTTATGCCTGGAAAATGAGAGGCTCAGAAAGAAACTGCAGTATATAGAAAACACAGAGGACAAACTGGAAGAGTCCAGCGACGACGTGCCAGGAGAGTTGGTGTATCCAACCATGATCGAGGAACTCAAGAGTGCTCATGCCGTTTTCCCCCCACCTGTTCTACCAGAGGAGGAGGCAGAAACTTCCACCAGCCAAGGAGGGCAAGTTACTGACAGCAAGCTACGCCAGTATCTGCCGCTGTCAGAGACACAACCCCACAGTCTGAGAGAAGATCCTGGATTTGTAGTTTCAACAAACGTTGACGCGTCCTCAGCCATCCACCGTGTGGATGATGCAGTAATCACTGTGGATCATGAGTGGCCCAGCACACATGAAAGTGAAGCACAACTTTCTGAGCAAAAGGAGTTTTGGGGAAACTTGTTACTTTACAACATGTTTTTTGTCGTACCTGAAACTATGTACAATCATTTTTTTGGCGGAAGACAAGAGCATTCTCCTCTTACCCCCTAA
- the LOC122833668 gene encoding uncharacterized protein LOC122833668 isoform X2: protein MFNFGKNPESSSKQEEDKEAVFGRAFSLLKEATDLFEKKEDLIDQLRQLQKKIADMKCINDDYLYLKSQIYIYESRGIRLWSEFLLVKSRRGVGSEGRDIACQVLSRATLSFLSVITPSYFPGLIK, encoded by the exons atgttcaattttggAAAGAATCCAGAATCTTCCTCCAAACAGGAAGAAGACAAAGAGGCTGTTTTTGGCAGAGCCTTTTCTCTTCTTAAAGAAGCAACCGATCTGTTCGAGAAGAAGGAGGATTTGATCGACCAGTTGAGACAATTGCAGAAGAAAATAGCAGACATGAAATGTATCAACGATGATTACCTGTATCTCAAGAGCCAGATATACATTTATG aaagCAGAGGTATTCGTCTTTGGTCAGAGTTTCTGCTGGTGAAAAGCAGGAGGGGAGTTGG atctGAGGGGCGAGATATTGCGTGTCAAGTGCTCTCGAGGGCTACACTATCATTTCTGAGTGTTATCACACCATCCTACTTCCCAGGG CTTATCAAGTAA